The Saccharolobus shibatae B12 genomic interval ATAAGCTTAATCTTCCTAGTTCTAGGGATAGAAGTAACTGGAAATATATCCATATTTAATTACCTTTTACCACTAGATCTAATTTTGGGTTACCTAGCATACTACGCCTTTAGGAAGGTGCAGATATAGTGAGAGTAGGCATATATTTGATATCCTTAGGTATTTTAATACTAGTACTAGGAGAGATTACGTTCCCTTTAAACACCACAATACACGTGAACAACAGCAGTATGTATGTAATTCCCCCATGGTACGAAAGAGCGAAAGTAAGTGTGAATAGTGGAAGTTTTCTCATAGTTTATCGTAACTACACGTACATATTGTTAGTAAAAGGGAGTATCACTATTAAACCAGCCTCAATACTATATGGACTTGGCAATGCCAGTATACTACTAGAGGGGTATAAGATTTTTTACAATCAATCCTATATTGTAGTTGGAATTTTCCTCATAATAGTTGGAGTTGTAGTAGAGATACTCAAACTCAAGAGAAGAGGAGATCAACAATTTTTTTAGGTCAGATTATCTACATAGTTCCTAATTAACTTACCCATTGCCCTCCTTAACGCTTGCAGAGTTGCTGCCTTACTAATCCCTAATTCCTCAGATAATTCCTTCAAATCCACTTTTTTAGGCCAATCGAAATACCCCATCCTATACGCCTTATATATGATTTCAAACTCCTTACTTGTAAGCAAATTCTTCACAGATAGTAAATTTCTATCATCTTTCTCGGTAACCTTTAAATTATAGGTATATTCCTTCAAGTCAGGCAAGATGATTTCCTTAAATACCTTGTCATCTATTACTAGAGACCATCTTTCTAACCCGTTTGATATTCGCTCTGAAATATAGTAAGCTCCCTTATTCATTAAGAGTTCACTAATTCCCCCCTTCAATTTAGCTGATAATAACATTAAAGCCCTTAATTCGTTCTTAGTTCTGACAGTCTCAATAATCTTTAGTTTGATAACCCTGTTGTTGGATTTAATTATGTTAATTAGTTCATTTAGTACCATAGGGTCTCTGACATAAGCTTCAGCTATTATATTCTCTTCCATCTTTTCAAATGATGGTGTACGAATTTTCATTAATACTTTTAACTCATCTTCCTCGTACTTATCAGTTTGCAAAGTCCAGTCGTCATGGGATAAGAGCACGTTATAACTTCTTATCACATTATACTCTTCTAAATCTGTAGTTAAATGTCTTTTTGTTTCTATTTATTTCTTAATTGGGTAATTTTCAACTAAAAAAAGATGGTCTTGACGAAAACTAAGCAGAAAACAAGGAATAAGTCATCTTCTTTTCACAATCAACGTTACTAAACCAGCTAAAATTGAGAATATTGCCATGGCATAAACTCCATCTACAAATGATCCAGTATATGATTTTAGAAATCCTACTACTATAGGGCCAGAAATTCCTCCAAGATTTCCAACAGCGTTTATCAAACCTATAGCAGCAGCAGCGGCGTCACCAGATAAATACCCTTGAGGTATAGCCCAAAACGTTGCGATAAAACTATAAATCCCTATTGCGGCTAATGCGAAAAGTATGAATGATAAGACGAATATGCTCTGAGTTGCTGCGCTTAGTGATAAACCAATTCCAGCCACTATAAATACTCCAAAGGTTACAAATTTGTGATTTTGTCTTTTATCAGCATAACGTGCTATTAGAATTAATGATATTGAGGCAATAACATATGGTATTACTGACAGAAAACTGGCAATTGTAGCGTTAACTTTACCAATAAAGCTAATAATTGATGGTAACCAAATAGAATAGCCGTAAAGACTTGTAACTCCTAAAAAGTAAACTATGGCAAGCAATATCACATTTAAGTCCGCTAATGCCTTAGTCCAACTAACCTTAATCTTCTCCACCTCCTCTTCCTTAAAAGCTTGTTCTAATGCACTCTTTTCATCATTGCTTAACCACCTGGCATCTCTTGGAAAGTCTGTTAAAATAAAATATGCAAGTAACCCGCCAAATATCGCTAATATTCCTTCATACCAGAACAAATATCGCCATCCGGGATAGTCACCATAAGTTGCAAATATTGCTCCAGCAATTAGACTACCAAATATTCCAGATATCGGAATTGCAGCAGTGAAGAAACTATTGGCAGTGGCCCTCTCTGGTTTCAAGAACCACAAACTTAGATAAAACATTACCCCTGCAAAGAATGGACCTTCAGCTATTCCAAGTAGAAATCTTAATACATAAATTTGTGAAACCGATGTGACGAAACCAGTTGCAATAGTTATTATACCCCACACTACAAATGCTATAAGAAATATTTTCCTAACGCCATATCTATTAATACCGAGATTTGAGAAGATTTGGGGAATGAAATAACCTACAAAGAATAATGATGAAGCTAGGGAAGCAATTATACCAACTTCCTTACCAGAAACCCCGAGATATTGGAACATTCCGGCATCTATTGCATAGGAAATATTCACCCTATCGAGAAAGTTCACGATATATAAGAAAAAGAGAATAGGAAGTAGTCTAACATATCTTTTACTTCTAGATGTTTCAATTAGAGAACGATAACTCATATGTTAATTTTTGGTAATAATAGTTAATAAGTTTTTAATGTAACAAAATAGTCCATTGGAAGTTTTTTATTTTCTAAATGCGAAATAAATTGCTATAAGGGTTATTGCACCGCCTATTATCTCTTGAAAATTAGGTATTTGATGGAAGATTGGTATTGCTAGTAACGTTGCAACAACCGGCTCAATCAACTCGGCTGAAGTCACTAAACTTATCGGTAACTTGTTGGCAGTATATATAACAGAACCGTGACCAATCAATGTGGGAATAAAGACTAAGCCTAAGATTGAAAGTATTGAAATTAAATTTAAGTCACCTATTCCATAAAATGGTAAGATTGGTACCATGAATAACGAAGATAACAGATAAATATAGGGAACTATCGAGATGAAATCGTACTCTATTCGAGAGAGAAAAAAGGTGTATAGGGCAAAGGAAACTGCAGATAATAAAGCGAGAATATTCCCTAATAGATATCCAAAGGAAGTGCTGACGTTCATTACAACTATACCAAGTATCGCGATAAGTATAAATAGGTCTATCCTCCTTCTTAATATCATTGCGAAAATTGAGCTTGTTGAGACTAGAATAGTTGAGGCAGCTATTGTCGTATAAAATACACTAGTAACAAAAAATAACATGTGAAGTGATAGGAACAGTGAAGGTATAATGAAGTATCTTATATTAAGCCTTCTTTTTCTTTTATGAGAAAATGGTAAGAGAACTAAAGCAGCTATTGAAAACCTCATAAAAGTGATGAGAGGTGGAGTTATTGTACAGAACTTAACGAAAATAGCCGCAGTTCCAAAGGCTATACCTCCTAAAAATAAAATTATTTTATCCCTCATATTGTGAAAAATAATCAGTAGGATATTTAAGTATACTTGTAGCGGGAAGACTATAGGTAAACTATTTTTGGAAAACAATGAATGTGTTGAAAGGCTGAAGAACAATGTTGAGGAAAAATAAAAGGAGGAAAAGGTTATTAAAATTAGTTATTATAGTAAAAGTGAATGGGAGTGAGTTCTTAAACGAAGCTTATGTACGTACGGAAGCTCTAAGTAACTTCTTGATTAGAAAAACATTATACTTCCTGAGACTTTAAAGGGCTTGACTTTCTCCCTAATATGAGGAAAGGTTTTTGTGTAATTTTAGAAATGTGGTTGCCCTTTAGACTATAAGCAAGTATATTTAACAGTTAGGGATGGTAAATTATTACCAGCTAGTTGACTCTCTCAAATAAAGATGGTGAATCTTCTTTAATCTTTCAGTTAACTTTAAAGTTCCTTTCGATTACGATATCTTGTGTTTTTTAATAACTTTGCTGTTTACGTAAAAGACATGATTAAGACATATAATGGCAAAGTAAAGGCACTTAATGGAATTGACTTAGAGGTTGAATGGGGCACTGCGTTTGCCCTTCTAGGTCCTAACGGCGCAGGAAAAACAACCTTAATCAGGATATTAACAACTCAAATACCACCAAGTGGAGGTTCGGCTTATGTTGGTGGATATAATGTAACTGATGATGCAAATAAAGTTAGAAAAATAATAGGATACGTCCCTCAAGAGATAAGTGTTTGGACCGATCTCACTGCATACGATAATTTACTAATTTACAGTAAAATTTACGGTATACCATCCTCTGAAAGGAAGGAAAAAATAGAATACATTCTAGATAGGCTAGGATTATACGAGGTCAGAAAAGATCTAGTAAAAACCTTTTCTGGAGGGATGATAAGAAGGTTGGAAATAGCTTGTGCCCTTTTAACTATGCCCAAGATTTTATTTCTAGATGAACCTACGATAGGGTTAGATCCTGTCGCTAGGAAAACCGTATGGGAGGAGTTGAGGAAGTTTAAGGAGGAACACGATATGACAATATTTTTTACCACACATTATATGGATGAAGCTGATATATATTCGGATAAGATAGCGTTAATTGATAAGGGAAAGGTAGTTAAGATTGGGACTTCTGAAGAACTTAAGAGAAGTATAGGTAATGTCATTATCTCGTTTGAAGTTGAGGATACGAACTCGGAAATTTTGAACAAAATAAGATACATACCAAGCATTGAAGATGTTATAGTTAAAAATAACCAGGTTAGCGTTATCGTTAAGGATATCGATACAGTTTTGCCAAATCTGATAGATTTCATTAGAACTAATGGTGTAAAGTATAAGAGGATAGAGATAAGAGAGATAACTCTAGATGACGTCTTCATAAAGTACGTGGGGAGCAGCATAGAAGTAAGAGGGAGAACTAGCGAAGTGAGACAAACGAGAAGTAGAATTAGGGGTGCTTAAAGTTGGTTAACGTAATAAGTTATATGGCTACAATGCTTGAGCTAGAATTAAGGAAATTAAAGAACGATAGAATGGAGCTATATACTAGAGCAATACAACCAATGCTGTGGTTAGCACTTTATGGTACGGTAATAAGCAGAATTAGGGCAATACCAACTGGTGGAATACCTTATATTGATTACATAACTCCTGCAATAATCATACAGTCTTCAACCTTCATTTCAATATTTTATGGTTTAACCTTGGTTTGGGAGAGGGAATCTGGAATACTGAAAAAGCTAATAACTACTCCATTGCCTAGGTATTCCATAGTCATAGGCAGATCTTTCGCGTCTGGGGTAAGAAGTCTATTCCAGATACTAATCATAACAATAATAGCACTACTTCTTGGTGTCAAATTCTACAACGTGTTTTACTTCATTATAGCCTCACTGATTATATTTTTCGTGTCCAGTGGCTTTGCTTCGCTATCAGTTGTAATAGCCTCTTTCATGAAAACCAGGGAGAGATTTATGGGAATAGGGCAAGCAATTACTATGCCCTTATTCTTTGCTAGTAATGGACTGTATCCCGTAGAACTAATGCCGAATATACTCCAATATATTGCCTTAGGTAATCCATTAACTTATATTATAGATATTTGTAGGAGGCTAATGATAACTGGTAACACGGACAGCATATTAGGCGATCTTATAGCCATTTTAATATTTAATGTATCAATGTACTTCTTAGCATCAATTAGGTTTAAGAAGATTATAGAGTGATTTTTGTCAGATAATTTAAGATATTATTGGAATGTTAAATTCTTTATAAGATAAATACAGAGATTGATAGTCTATTTAATCTATATAATTGATATGATAGATAAGCTTATAAGTTTCTTTATCCAATTACGACATGGCGAAAAGAAATGAATTACTTCCCAATCCTTCTAGGACTAATAGCAGGAGGTACAGTCGCCATAGGGGCAATAATAATATCCAAAGGGAAATTCAGCAAAACGACAATTGGATATCTAGGAGCGTTTACTGGAGGAATACTTTCATACTTAGCATTGGATACTGGTTCGGAAGCTGAAGAAATAGTTACCAATTTCTTATCGGCAAAAGATTACTCAGCTTTCACTATTGCGTTAATCTTAACTTCAGTAGGACTTCTAGGAACATGGTTGCTCTTAAGCCTTCTAGAGAAAAACCCAAGTGGTGAAGGATTGCCGGTTGTTGTGGCTAGCGCTCTAGGATTTCACAACATAGGTGAAGGATTTGCCATAGCCGCAGCGTTATTATCGGGATCAGTAGCTGCAGCGTGGGCTTTTACGATAGGATTCGCTGTTCACAACGCGACTGAGGGATTTGCCATATCATCACCAGCAGTAATGTCGAAAAGAGTAATGGGGCTGAAGGTTCTAATACCACTATCTCTACTTGCTGGTTTACCTACTACATTAGGAGCCTCAATATACTATCTTGGAATTTCAAACGAAATATTCTTAGCATTTCTTAACGTAATTGCCTCCGCTTCCCTAGTATTTGTTATGATTAGGATTAACATAAACGCATCATCACTACTAGGTGGATTTAAGGCTAGGTTCTGGACTTGGTTATTCATAGGTATAGCGACCACTTACGGACTTGAGGTGTTGTTGGACATATTAGGAGGAGCGACTTTCTAATCAAAATATTAAAGCCATGTAGCGTGTATTTATTTATGAGATTAGAAGGTGTAGTAGTTCCATTAATTACACCCTTTTTAGAGGACTATTCAATAGATAAGGAAGGTCTTAAATGGTTAGTATCTTACTTAAGTGAAAATGGAGTTAATGGAATATTTGTAAATTCAAGTGTAGGTGAGTTCGCAAGCTTAACTATAGACGAAATGAAACTCGTGGCAAAGATAGTATTGGATTCTAGAAAAAGTGACAGTACCCTAATTTTCGCTGGAGCTTCTACGAACTTCACTGAAGAAACCATAAAGTTGGCTAAGGATTTTAAGGATATGGGCGTTGACGCCATAGTAGTAATGGCCCCATATTTCTTTAAGGTAAGAGAAAAAGAGTTGTTAAACCACTTTTCCATGATAGCTGAGAAAGTTGATCTTCCTATCATTATATACAATATACCCCTCTTTACCGGAATCGACATACCGATCTCAGTGTACAAGACGTTAGTATCTCAACACTCCAATATAATTGGAACTAAAGTAACCCTAGACAGCCTAATTTTCTTCAAGAGGTTGATCAGTGAAGTAAGAGAAATTAGAAAGGACTTTTCAATACTTACAGGGTTTGATGAGTACTTGTTACCACTTCTATACATGGGTGGTAATGGTGGAGTGATGGGACTAGCCAATGCCATACCAAAGCTCCATTCGAGAGTGTACGAAAGCTGGAAAAATGGTAATCTCTCAGACGCTAATAAATATTGGATTGATGTACTAAATCTAACTGACATCTACGACTACTGCAACTCGTATACTGCGTCTATAAAACTACTACTTAAAGTACTAAATATGCCGATAAAAAACGTAGTAAGGCCACCTTTAACAATATGTGAAGAAGAGAGCAAAATACGGGAGAGAATAAAAGACCTCTCACTTTTTCTCACAAATAGCAAATAACCTAGTTGGTCCTCCCTCGGCACCATCTATTTTTAGGGGTGCATAGAAGAATAACGCTTCACCATTTTTACACTCTTCTAACACTTTCCTCATATTGTTTACGCTTTCCATTATTATTATTCCATTACTAAGCAACTTGTGATGTACGTAAACTACTTCATCCCAGTTTGTTCTAGGAGGATATTCCTTCCCAGCCCAACCAGCAATGCTCATACTTTCTATCCCCACAGCCCTTATCTTCTTACTCACTAAGTAATCAGCACCACTTGAATCCAGATAAGGCCAATTATATAAGAAATCCTCTTTACCTCTCGTTGAAGAGAAACCAGTGTAAAGCATTACAACGAAATTCTCCTTTATCTTTTCGTCAAACTTCTTTAGATCATTGCTAGTTATTGGTTCTCCTAGCTTCTTATATCTTAAATCTAGTACAGTACCATATCCTGTGAATTTAATCAAGTCGAATTTTTCAATGCTATCCCCGTTGGGTACGAAATGTAAGGGAAGGTCTATGTGAGTTCCAGAATGTAGGCCCATGTAGACTGTTGAAAGTGTAACTTCACCATATTTATTACCTTTCCTAAAGTACTCGTGTTTAAATGGCGGATCCCCAATATACGTCTGCATCCCGTTAAACATGTCGTAAGTCATATCTATTACTAATAACTCGCCCTTTAGCATTTGATCGAATAACTCCTTAATCATATTTGGAAAGTAAGCCATTACTATAATAACGTTTTCGCTAATCTGTTAACAGAAACTATAAGGGAACATAATAATTCAAATAGGGATCATATACAAATGAAAGGAAAAATCACTTTATGATTTGTGTCTTACTGGTAAGCAGATTATTTCCATTTTGATCGAATATTTTCATTTTCCCTACTTTAATTAATAGATGAGTTTCAATTCCAGTTTCCAATGGTTCTTCCGCATCAACTATTATATCTATGTTTTCGTCAGCGGCAGGAGATACCACTATCTTAAATATACCCGCACCGTAGCTTACCAACTTTACTTTTACAATACCAGCGTCTACATATTTATCTAGTAAAGTGTCGGAAAGCGTTAAATCATCTGGTCTTATTCCTATAACTAAATTGCTCATTCCTTTTAGTTCCACATTATTTAGAGGTATTTTTAGGTTACCTAATATTGCAGTATTTTCTATCACCTTAGCTTGTAGCAAGTTAATTTCACCGGTTAGTCTAGCTATTAGATCAGTTGCAGGATATTCATATATCTCAGTTGGACTACCTATTTGAGCGAATTTTCCATGAACAATGACTCCAGCCTTATTCGCTATTGCAAATATGTCTGCTGGATCATGAGATACTATTAACGTAGTTAACTTCCTTTCTCTTTGTATCTTCCTCACTAGAGCTCTAGCACTTTCCCTAATCTGTGCATCGAGATTGCTGAATGGCTCATCTAATAGAAGAACCTTAGGGTCTTTTACTAAAGCTCTAGCTATTGCAGTTCTCTGCATTTGACCTCCAGAGAGTTCCTTCGGGTACCTATTCAAAACACCAGATAAACCTAATTCCTCAGCAACTTCCTTAACCTTGCTTTCTATCTTATCTTTAGGAACCTTAGCTAGCTTTAAAGGAAATGCTATATTATCGAAAACAGTCATATTGGGGTACAGAGCCCAATTCTGAAAAACCATTGCAATACCTCTTTTCTCTGGGCTCATGACGACCCTACGTGGAGAC includes:
- a CDS encoding helix-turn-helix domain-containing protein, which codes for MIRSYNVLLSHDDWTLQTDKYEEDELKVLMKIRTPSFEKMEENIIAEAYVRDPMVLNELINIIKSNNRVIKLKIIETVRTKNELRALMLLSAKLKGGISELLMNKGAYYISERISNGLERWSLVIDDKVFKEIILPDLKEYTYNLKVTEKDDRNLLSVKNLLTSKEFEIIYKAYRMGYFDWPKKVDLKELSEELGISKAATLQALRRAMGKLIRNYVDNLT
- a CDS encoding MFS transporter — encoded protein: MSYRSLIETSRSKRYVRLLPILFFLYIVNFLDRVNISYAIDAGMFQYLGVSGKEVGIIASLASSLFFVGYFIPQIFSNLGINRYGVRKIFLIAFVVWGIITIATGFVTSVSQIYVLRFLLGIAEGPFFAGVMFYLSLWFLKPERATANSFFTAAIPISGIFGSLIAGAIFATYGDYPGWRYLFWYEGILAIFGGLLAYFILTDFPRDARWLSNDEKSALEQAFKEEEVEKIKVSWTKALADLNVILLAIVYFLGVTSLYGYSIWLPSIISFIGKVNATIASFLSVIPYVIASISLILIARYADKRQNHKFVTFGVFIVAGIGLSLSAATQSIFVLSFILFALAAIGIYSFIATFWAIPQGYLSGDAAAAAIGLINAVGNLGGISGPIVVGFLKSYTGSFVDGVYAMAIFSILAGLVTLIVKRR
- a CDS encoding DMT family transporter, with translation MRDKIILFLGGIAFGTAAIFVKFCTITPPLITFMRFSIAALVLLPFSHKRKRRLNIRYFIIPSLFLSLHMLFFVTSVFYTTIAASTILVSTSSIFAMILRRRIDLFILIAILGIVVMNVSTSFGYLLGNILALLSAVSFALYTFFLSRIEYDFISIVPYIYLLSSLFMVPILPFYGIGDLNLISILSILGLVFIPTLIGHGSVIYTANKLPISLVTSAELIEPVVATLLAIPIFHQIPNFQEIIGGAITLIAIYFAFRK
- a CDS encoding ATP-binding cassette domain-containing protein encodes the protein MFFNNFAVYVKDMIKTYNGKVKALNGIDLEVEWGTAFALLGPNGAGKTTLIRILTTQIPPSGGSAYVGGYNVTDDANKVRKIIGYVPQEISVWTDLTAYDNLLIYSKIYGIPSSERKEKIEYILDRLGLYEVRKDLVKTFSGGMIRRLEIACALLTMPKILFLDEPTIGLDPVARKTVWEELRKFKEEHDMTIFFTTHYMDEADIYSDKIALIDKGKVVKIGTSEELKRSIGNVIISFEVEDTNSEILNKIRYIPSIEDVIVKNNQVSVIVKDIDTVLPNLIDFIRTNGVKYKRIEIREITLDDVFIKYVGSSIEVRGRTSEVRQTRSRIRGA
- a CDS encoding ABC transporter permease, whose amino-acid sequence is MVNVISYMATMLELELRKLKNDRMELYTRAIQPMLWLALYGTVISRIRAIPTGGIPYIDYITPAIIIQSSTFISIFYGLTLVWERESGILKKLITTPLPRYSIVIGRSFASGVRSLFQILIITIIALLLGVKFYNVFYFIIASLIIFFVSSGFASLSVVIASFMKTRERFMGIGQAITMPLFFASNGLYPVELMPNILQYIALGNPLTYIIDICRRLMITGNTDSILGDLIAILIFNVSMYFLASIRFKKIIE
- a CDS encoding ZIP family metal transporter gives rise to the protein MNYFPILLGLIAGGTVAIGAIIISKGKFSKTTIGYLGAFTGGILSYLALDTGSEAEEIVTNFLSAKDYSAFTIALILTSVGLLGTWLLLSLLEKNPSGEGLPVVVASALGFHNIGEGFAIAAALLSGSVAAAWAFTIGFAVHNATEGFAISSPAVMSKRVMGLKVLIPLSLLAGLPTTLGASIYYLGISNEIFLAFLNVIASASLVFVMIRININASSLLGGFKARFWTWLFIGIATTYGLEVLLDILGGATF
- a CDS encoding dihydrodipicolinate synthase family protein; its protein translation is MRLEGVVVPLITPFLEDYSIDKEGLKWLVSYLSENGVNGIFVNSSVGEFASLTIDEMKLVAKIVLDSRKSDSTLIFAGASTNFTEETIKLAKDFKDMGVDAIVVMAPYFFKVREKELLNHFSMIAEKVDLPIIIYNIPLFTGIDIPISVYKTLVSQHSNIIGTKVTLDSLIFFKRLISEVREIRKDFSILTGFDEYLLPLLYMGGNGGVMGLANAIPKLHSRVYESWKNGNLSDANKYWIDVLNLTDIYDYCNSYTASIKLLLKVLNMPIKNVVRPPLTICEEESKIRERIKDLSLFLTNSK
- a CDS encoding cyclase family protein produces the protein MIKELFDQMLKGELLVIDMTYDMFNGMQTYIGDPPFKHEYFRKGNKYGEVTLSTVYMGLHSGTHIDLPLHFVPNGDSIEKFDLIKFTGYGTVLDLRYKKLGEPITSNDLKKFDEKIKENFVVMLYTGFSSTRGKEDFLYNWPYLDSSGADYLVSKKIRAVGIESMSIAGWAGKEYPPRTNWDEVVYVHHKLLSNGIIIMESVNNMRKVLEECKNGEALFFYAPLKIDGAEGGPTRLFAICEKK
- the glcV gene encoding glucose ABC transporter ATP-binding protein GlcV; the encoded protein is MTTIRVENLTKIFKKGKTEVKAVDNISIQIESGMSFGVLGPSGHGKTTFLRLIAGLEEPTSGYIYFDNDVVSSPRRVVMSPEKRGIAMVFQNWALYPNMTVFDNIAFPLKLAKVPKDKIESKVKEVAEELGLSGVLNRYPKELSGGQMQRTAIARALVKDPKVLLLDEPFSNLDAQIRESARALVRKIQRERKLTTLIVSHDPADIFAIANKAGVIVHGKFAQIGSPTEIYEYPATDLIARLTGEINLLQAKVIENTAILGNLKIPLNNVELKGMSNLVIGIRPDDLTLSDTLLDKYVDAGIVKVKLVSYGAGIFKIVVSPAADENIDIIVDAEEPLETGIETHLLIKVGKMKIFDQNGNNLLTSKTQIIK